A genomic stretch from Sphingobacterium sp. ML3W includes:
- a CDS encoding helix-turn-helix domain-containing protein: MRKSNSTNAINEKFLFQVCELNSAIAMISGRWKSQIVYSISQGNNRFHLLQKELPNISEQVLARQLKELETHAILLKADIQGTVPPGVAYILTSKGLDLIPILESLCGWGKAYAEGKEIATLL; the protein is encoded by the coding sequence ATGCGTAAAAGTAATTCGACCAACGCCATTAATGAGAAGTTCCTTTTTCAGGTCTGTGAGCTAAATTCTGCGATCGCTATGATCAGTGGACGGTGGAAATCCCAGATTGTTTATTCAATTAGTCAGGGGAACAATAGGTTCCATTTGCTACAGAAGGAACTACCCAATATTTCTGAGCAGGTTTTAGCTAGGCAGCTAAAAGAATTAGAAACACATGCTATTTTGCTAAAAGCAGATATTCAAGGTACTGTACCACCGGGGGTGGCCTATATTTTAACCAGCAAAGGTTTGGATCTTATACCCATATTGGAAAGTTTATGTGGTTGGGGTAAGGCATATGCAGAGGGAAAGGAAATAGCTACATTGTTATAA